The genomic stretch CTGCTCCCTCTGCCGCGCTCAGCCCTGTGGCCACGGCGCGATGGGGCGGCATCGCCTCCCCTCGAGGGCGAAGGGTGGAGAAAGGGGCTCTGAGGGCCGGGTTCATGCGGAGGGACACGCTCCGGCTGACCCCCGATGGGGCACCCGCCGTTATGTAAAGGCACCAGCCTCAGCGAGGAGGAAATTTGTCACCACCAGCCTGCGGTGCCCGCAGAGGGGGGGAGCCGGTGACTCAGCCGGGGGCTGTGGGCGCGGGCACCGGAGCTCCGGGCCCCACCGAACCCCCGGGGCAGGGGCACGGCGGCGGGGCGATGTCGGGGCTCCCGGGGCCGGGGGAAAGGCGAAGGGTTTATCGGAGAGCACGGTAACAGGCGAGGGTGGGAGGAGGGCTGAGTCAGCCCAGACACGAGCCGTTCTCCACaacaccccccctccccagcagctgccAGACGCCAAGTCAGAGACTGTGGCATCGAGATGGGGAACTGAAATACTCTGCCTGTATCTGCACACCGGGGTCTCCATAGGGTTTTCCAGCCTGGAAGGATCCTGCTCGCCCATGTGTGGTGCTGGGCTGCGATGGGCGCTGGAGCATCCCTGAATGGtgtagatgctccatccctggcagtgctcaaggccaggctggacagagccttgggtgacacggtctgGTGTGAGTTGGCGCTAGacgaccttaaggtcctttccagcccaaaccattctatgattctatggtcccTGGAGCCCTTCAGGGAGGTACATTCCCAGCAGGTACTTCAGGACTTGCTATCTTGGCTCTTCCCTGCATCACTTCCATTACCCCCCGGCTGGGTTGTTCCTTGGCTGGGCATCCCTGCTCAAAGCCCCTTGGCTTTTCCCAGGTGGGGCTGCGGGGCTGGAGGAGAAGCTCACCCATGTTGAGAAGTACGAGGCAGTGATGCCACACAGGGTGCTGGTGCCGCGGGGGAAGAGGGACCTCTCTGTGCCACCGGTGAGTAGCATTGCCTCCCAAAACCTGGCTCAGCGCCTTGCAGGGAGCTGACAGACCACACGAGTGGGCCTGAAGCTGGACCCCCTTAGCTCTGTGCCAGAGTGGCTCAGTTTCTTGCATTGCTTCCACCCTAGAGGCAGTCGATGAGCTCAGTTTTCCTGGGCTGTTTTGGGTCAAACCCAGCCACTGCAGGTGTTAGGGTGGGCTCTCAGAGATGGGGGGGCTGCTTTCTCCAGTGCTTTCTTCAGAGATGTTACCCAGCGGCTCCACCTCTTGTAGCCTTGCAGTGATCTTGTGACATCTGGTCTTTGCTTAAGGAGGGATGTGCAAAGCCTCGCTGAGCTGTAAGCACTTTTCTTGCTGTGGTTGCTGAAGTTGAGGCTTTTTTTGTCCTTTGGGACAGGGAAATAAGAACCAGAAAGTTGCAGAAATCCACATGAAAGGAAGCCAGTGTTGTTTTCCTTGGGAAACCTTGTCATTTGGGGGAAGGAGTTGGGGTTTGACTCAGGAGGTTTGAGTGCTTGGGCTTGACATCCATAGCATGATGGCCTTGACCTCAGAGATGCTTTCCTCGTTGCCAGTTGAGCCAAATACGTTTTCTAGCaccaaaaagcagcagcttgaaCACCTGATGAGATGGAGGGGTTGGGGGCATTTATTCCCTTGTAAACTCTTCGTACAGCACATTTCGTCTGTGATTCAACCCCTCCCTGGTGAACTCGCTTCAAAAACACTCCCCAAAAGCATCTGTTTTCTCTGCTCTAGAAACCTAAACTTGTCCACGAGATAAACATTCCCCAGGCTATTTAGAGACACCATCTGTGCCGGGCGCTCCGGGCAGCTCTGCACCAATCCCCCCCCTTCCCGGAAACGGGAGCTCACCCGGCTTGGGATCCCTCTGCTTTCCATGGCATGGGGGAAGACATCCACCTTGAGCTGTGTGCTTTAGGACAGCCATGGAGGTGTTTGCCTGGTGGCACGGGGATTCAGCCTAGGACTGTGGGGTCCTTGGACCTCCTAAACCTGCTGTGTTGAGGGTATGAGCCCTCCTGCCTTTCAagctgttttcctcctcttgGACAAAAGTTGGATTAGCTTCCCCCATACCTGCTTGGTGAGGAGGAGATTCTCACCAAGGCTTGGCCACCACCAGGCCCCTCTTTGAAGGGAAGGCAGGTAGTTGGATGGGTATTTCCTCCTGTGGCTTTGCACTAGCAGTCTCTGACTGGGATGGGCATGAGCCAAGAGCTAGTTCTTCGGTCAGCAGACCATCTGCCAGGTGAGGTTTGAAGCAAACTAGCTCCCCTCTGGCTTTGCTTAAGTCAGAATGTTCAGACCTgggtcctgcagcacagcatctcCTTCCCACAGGCCATGGTCTTCTTAAGCAGGGCCACGACAGGGCAAGTGGGAAACCTGGACTCTTCATGGAAAGGGACGTGACAAGAGCAAGAAGGGCCTTCAAGAAGGCTCTGGGTTGCACATGTGACATCTCTCTCATCCCCATGCTCCAGCCCTTCAAAGAGCTGTATTGAAACGGGAGGGTGGTTCCTAGCCTGTGCAAGACCCAGCGCTGCAATCTGCTGGCTTCCCCCCAGTGTGCCTATGCCTGCACATCCCTGCTGATAACCCACAGCACATCCAGTTGGTACAAAGGGGCACATCCTCTGCCTGGGTGGAGACAGCCACACTCCTGCTGGCCTCCCctggagctctgcagggagcagcagggcagccctggggccagatggggcaggagcagggacagTGGTGGCCCAAGGTCCTGCCTTCTTCGTGCTGCCTCTCCTGTGATGTGTGGGACCCCACtcgcagcactgtgtgcagttctggtgtccccagtgtaaggaggacatggaactgttggagcaagtccagaggagggccacagggatgatcagggcctggagcacctcctgtatgaagacaggctgagaacatgggcgctgttcagcctggagaagagaagcttcgtggagacctcagagcagcttccagtgtctgaagggggctacaaggatgctggggagggactcttcactagggactgtagtgacaggacaaggggtaacgggttcaaacttaaacaggggaagtttaggttggagataaggaggaaattctttactgtgaaccTGAACTTctcaggttgcccaaagaagtggtaaatacccgatccctggcagtgttcaaggccaggttggacacaggggcttggagcaccctgctctagtggaaggtgtcccaggttggaactggatgatctttaaggtcccttccaacccaaatcagtctgggaCTCTATGGCATGGTACAATGAGCCCCACCTCTGCTGTCCTAGTGAGACCCATTGCTTCTTCCTACCCACGGAAGAAACACCCTGTATGGGGCAGGATGGTGCATCCCATCCCAGTTCTCTGCAAGCTCTCTGGGTCTGGAAGAAACCCCTCCTCTCTGTGTGCTGTGGCCACGGCTCTGCTTTGCTTGCTCAGCACGGCCATGGGGTTACAGGACTCGCACAGGGGCAGGGCTGAGCTGTGCTTCAAACCCTTCCCATCTGGAGCCTGTGTGAGTAAGGAAGGGGCTGATTCAGAGGAGCTTTATCAGGACTGTGTTATTTCAAACTTGCCCTGCGGTTGTCTCCAACAGGCAGCCCCTGAAACCACCACCCCCTTCCAGAGGCTCTCCTGCCATTCCCTAAGCCCTTTCCTGGCTCCGGCGCTGCCAGCAATAACAAAGCATCGCTTTGCGGGTGGACACGGGGCAGGACGGCCACGTCAGGCAGGAGACACTGCTCATAAGAGAAGAATTTGCCCAGGACCCATGAGCATGGCAGGCTCATTGCAACCTACTTGGCATGCAGAGAGGATGCTTTGTGGCAGGCAGCCCATAGCTTTGGATTGGGAAAGCAACTCAGATAGAACCAAAGGCAACTGAGTGATGGGCAAACCCCATCTGGCCCCACTGGCGCTGAGTCAGCAGGAATTCCCGCTCAGCCCGAGCTCCTGTCAGGCTGTAGATCATCCCTCTGGGAATGCTGAGCCATCATATGACAGCAGGTGCCGTCATCCTCCCTGGGGAGAGGCTGCACACCtcatccaggagaatgctggCCCTCAGGAGGCATTTGCTTCGCCTTTCACTCAGCTCTCTATTCTGGGAGCCTGCAAGAGCTGAGGAGATGCTATCAGGAGAggtctctgtgctgcagtggcCCTGGTGGCAAGGGTGCAGCCTGATATGGGGCACTATGCAAGGGAGCATCATGACTCTCAGTGATTCTGGTGGGatgggacctctggaggtctgTGGCCTGAGCTCTGCAGGTAGAGATCACAAAACATCCCAGAGGGAAATGTGTCTTCTAAAGAGGCATCTCCATCCTGAGGGTTCAGGGCTTCACCCTGTGTGGTTGgaccttgaggtcccttccaccagCACTAGCGTGATGCTTGAGGTATATAGCACATGGTGAGACTAAAATCGACTCTCAGTAGAGATGAAGAACAAGAGGAGGTTATTCTCTACCTGTGGTGTTGTATGTTAGATCTGTCAGAGGTGAGGAATGAGAGCTGCTGGGCAGTGGGATCTTCATGATTCAGCCCATGAGTAATGCTGAACTCAGTCCCCAGCACAGGACCTCTGTGACTGATGAGCAGGAAACCTTAGTTTCATGCAGCCGCGTGTCAGAGGCAGGAAACCACACTTTGCTGACTCTGTTTCACTGCTGGTGACCTGTTCTTTATCTCAGGATGGGCAGGGATTTGTGGTATTGCCCACATGCAGTTCTTCCCTTCTGATGACCTGTGTTTTTGCTGGATGCCTCCATGATGAGAAGCCAGGTTCCCTATCCCACTGCTGCCTTCCAGTGTAGACCCCATTCCCTTTTTGGGTAGGACTGGGgctctcttctgcagctcttgctCCTGGTGACAGTGGGTCTCTGATGCTCTTTATCTTTCACACAGAGCATCTACCCCGACCATGTCCTCTACAGCATCCGTGCTGAAGGCAGGGAGTACCTcctcaggctggagaagaacaAGTGAGTGTGGGTGGGCCAGGGGGAGGCTCGCTGTGAGCATCAGTTCTGCAAGTCCTGGTGTCGCTGCATCAGCAATCTCAGCCCTCAacctttgcttttcccctccttgccAAAACCCCTGGGAGACGCCATGGGCCCACCATACCCAACCTCATCCCCAAAGCTCTGCTTTCCACCCTCTCCCAGAGTCACTGCTGATGCCCTTTCCCCACCCTGCAGGGCACTGCTGGGGCAGCACTACACCGAGACACACTACTTGGCCGATGGCACAGAGGTCACGGAGAAGCCGGATGTTCAGGTATGGGGCTGGCTCCAGGGACAGCAGGTTTCCCACTCCTGTGGGATCCTGCCATGCATTCCCCCTCACACCTCTCCTCTCTGTTGGCGGCAGGACCACTGCTTTTATCAGGGCCACGTGCAAGGACACGCCAACTCAGCGGCGAGCATCAGCACTTGCAGCGGGCTCAGGTAGGAtcatctccatctccctccTCTATTCCTAGGGCAGACCAGAGCAAACTCACCCCCgagtgctgcagccagcagcacaaaGGTGTGCTCATGGTGATACACTGCCTTGCAGGCAGCTGGTATCTCCTCCGAGCCATGCTGAGCTCCTAGAGctcattgaatggtttgggttggaagggtccttaaagctcatccagctccaaccccctgccactggcagggccaccttccactagagcagggtgctccaagcccctgtgtccaacctggccttgaacactgccagggatggggcagccacagcttctctgggcaccctgtgcctgcgcctcagcaccctcacagggaagagcttctgcctaagagctcatctcagtctcccctgttctggcaggttaaagccattccccttggcctgtccctacaggcccttgtccaaagcccctctccaggtttcctggagcccctttaggcactggagctgctctgaggtctccccttcaggagccttctcttctccaggctgacccagccgaGCTCTCTCAgactggctccagagcagagctgctgcagccctcacagcatctccatggcctcctctggactcgctccaacagctccacgtcctcCTTACATTGATGTTAAGATGTGCAAGGGCATGGCAGGAGACAAGGATGATGCAGGCAGGGCACATGCAACACCTTAGAGAAGGCATTCTGAAATCCAGAGCGTCTCAGCAGAAATTCTGTGTTAAACCTGGcctggcagtgctgagcaggTCTCCTTGCTGAGCCCTGGCACATCCCTGCTGCCCAAAGCACAGGATGCTCCCTCGCTACCAGCCACAGATGCTGTGCCGTGGTTTGCTCCCTCTCAGCCCAGCAGCCAGTTCCCAGCCTCCCTAAAATTCCTTTTGTTCCAATGGTGCTTCTGCAGCCTTCAAAAGCAAATGCTGTGAGCACATTTCCTATTGCTCATTATCTGCTGGTATGCCCCAGGTCAGCTCCACCCTTGGATGTGCTCTTGGGCCAAGCAAGGTTGTAGGGAAGAGGCATCCAGTCCCTTGTACTGCTGTGAGCTCTTGTACCTCTGTGGGTCCTCATGCACTGCCCAGGGGCAGCTGGGGACATTGCATTGAGTGTGGCTTCATGCACATGGCCAGAAGAACCTGTCACATCCCTCCAGTGACCTGCAGCTCATCCCATCTGCCTGTGGGAACCTATGGAGGGGCAGGGATTTCCAGCTATGTCTTGTATCACAGCCACTTACGGGCATGCATATAGGGtctgtctgtgctgtgctgggtaTCTCCCTAATGTGACGACCACCTTCTCTCTTGGCAGTGGGTATTTCCAGGTGAATGGAACCATGTTCCTGCTGGAGCCCCtggaggaggatgctgctggcctgCATGCAGTGTACAGAGCAGCTCACCTGAGGGGGAAGCGTGGCACATGCCAGGAGCCCCGTGCCACCCTGGAATATGACCACGAGCCAAAAATCCCTGCAGCCATGAAGCTCCACCGCTGGGTTAAGGATTGCATTGCTTCTCTTTCCTGTAGCTGAGTTTGCAAGAGCCTGGGTCCTGTGGAGTCCAGGGAAGAAGTGGGGTCACCCCACATCTCCTGGAGATGTTCCTCCCCCATGCACTGTTGGTTGGGTATCTATCTAAACACAGGTTGCTCTCAGTGGCCTAACTTCTGGTGAGAACAAGTCCTCCAATACTGTACCAGTAGCAGGAGCTTCCTCCTACCCCATGAGCTCCATGATGCCTGCAAAGCCTATCTATCTTTTGCTTTATCCCAGTAGCAGGCTTCAGTTCTTCCTTGTATCATAGAACCAttgaacagtttgggttggaagggaccttaaagctcatccagttccaaccccctgccacaggcagggacaccttccactagagcagggtgctccaagcccctgtgtccaacctggccttgaacactgccagggatggggcagccacagcttctctgggcaccctgtgccagcgcctcagcaccctcacggggaagagcttctgccttaactccaacctgaccttcccctgtttcagttagAACCCATcacttcttgtcctatcactacagttcctgatgaagagtccctctccagcatccttgtaggcccccttcaggcactggaatgtATGTTGGAAGATGACTGAAATACCCAGCAAATAACATCAGAAAGCAGAGCTAGAAGACCCACTAGCCTTGAATAGCAGTGGCAGATGCCATAGGATACAACACATCCCACAAAAGGGCTTagcaagctgcagagctgggcccCTCTTCATGCTcactttcctcttcccttccagaAATCAACTCCATTACACAAAGGTCCCCGATATGTGGAGCTGGTCCTGGTTGTGGACAATGAAGAGGTAAGCAGGACTGGGGCCAGCTGGTGCCTGCGGTTTTGCTCTCCTCCACTGCAACGAGGAGGTGGAAGCCAGCCTGGAAATCTCTCTGTGTCCATAGTTCAGGAAACACAAGGACTTGCGCACGGTGCAGAACCGCATGAAGGAAATCGTGAACCACGTTGACAAGGTGAGCCCAGGGGTCTGGATCTGcccttccagctcctgcagtgccAGCACAGGCACGAGCAGGATAGAGGAGGGATTGGTGTGGGTGGTGGAGCTGGAGCCCATCTCAAATACCTTGGCCAACAGGATAGCTCAGCTCTGGTCTTCGGGAGCATGGGGCAACTGGCTCCTAGCTCTCTCATaagggaaggaagcagaaatgtCTTCTTGTAACGCCCCTGGGAGCATGGGCCACTCCCAAGCTGGAATAGGTGTTAACAAGGGGAGGGTGATGGATGCAGTGCAATAAGGCGGGGTTTCTGCTTGCCCTGCTTCAGCCTCTTTGGTCAGCAGCATGGGAGCAGCCTTCACCAGCCAAGAGGGAGCCCAGAGTTCCCAAGGAAACCCTGTCTACGTAGTCACCCCATCTTGTGTTATTTATTGAGGGGGTGACAGAGCTGGTATTGCACAGTGAGGatgggtcatagaatcatagaacagttagtgttggagaggaccttaaggtcatccagttccaacccccctgccatgggcagggacatctcacactaaaccacatcacccaaggctctgtccaacctggccttgaacaccgccagtgatggagcactcacaacctccctgggcaacccattcctggGGTCCTGCACTTGGCTGTGATTCCCCACAGGGAGGAGATGGGACCTTCCCTCTGCTGGTGCAGCTCAAATCCAAGCGCTGCCTCTGTCTCCTGCCCCAGCTTTATCAGCCTCTTCGCCTGCGGGTGGCCTTGATCGGCCTGGAGGTGTGGAGCTACAAGGACAAGATCGTGGTCAGCCCCAACCCAGAGGTGACGCTGGACAACTTCCTGCACTGgcggcaggcagagctgctgcggAGGAAGCCTCATGACAATGCCCAGCTCATCACGTAAGGACAGTGTGTGAGACAGCAACCGCACGGTTATGCAGCCCTGCTGCCGCTCAGGCCACATGGTGGTGGCCTCGGTGGCATCTCCATCCCACACAGGGGCATAGACTTCCATGGCACGACTGTAGGGCTCGCCAAGAAGCTTGTGATGTGCACCAGGGACTCGGGTGGTGTCAACCAGGTGGGTCCCACTGGCCAGGCATGCATGGGGAGGACAGCATGGTCCCATTGTCTGCCCTCCTTGCACTGTATTTCCCgggggagggggcggggctCTCCTCCGctgctctccagctttcctcttAGCCTCCATAGGGATATGGTCCCTGGCATCTCTGATGCCCCCAAAGTGTCAGGGGATCAAAGTGCGGAAAGCCAGCAGAGGGCTCTGGTATAGCTGAGCCCTGAAGAGCCTCCCCAAGCAGCTCTGTGGCACAGGGCATCTTCCACCACCTGCCTGCCAAGTGGCTGGGACTTGGTTTGCAGTTGCTCTTCAGCCACCATCCTGGTTGTGCTGCTCATCCCTCCGCAGGGAGGGCATCCTATGTGGTTGGCCATGGGACCTGCGGCTGACCAGAACCACCACAAAGCATCATTTTGGGGTAGATGCTATATCTGAGCTCACTTACACCCCACCCTGGAGGTCTTCAGGGGCCATGGGAATAAGTCCagcttttgtcttcctttaCCTCACCATGGCAGCAATTAGAGAACAAAcagaatcaactgggttggaaaaaatcatccagtccaaccgttccccagcactaccaaggccaccactaCCCTGGGTCACTGGGGGCCTCATCACAGGCACTGAGCAGTTGGAGAGCACCAGTGGCCCCATGGAGGTGCTGTGGAGGGTGTTTAAACCACACTGCACTTCTTGTCCCACAGGACCACAGCGCAAATCCCATCGGTGCTGCATCCACCATGGCTCACGAGATGGGGCACAACCTGGGGATGTCTCACGATGAAGATGTGGCCGGCTGCCGCTGTCCTGTCCCCAAAGCTGATGGAGGCTGTGTCATGGCAGCGAGTGTTGGGTgagtgaaggagaaaagggaataCCCCTGGGCAGCAAACACTTCGAGGTGTCCTCCAGTACTGTCTTGATGGGGTGAAGCCTGGGAGATGGTCAGGTCCGCACAGACACTCCACTCGAAGCTGCACTCCAGAGGTCTGTTGGTGCCTTTGAGTCTCTTTGGTGGCCCCTCCAGCTTCAACCTGGGCTGCTGGGTGCAAGGACCCTTTGGGCTCGCAGCTCTGCTCATGGCTGCCTTGTTTCTGTGCCCCTTCAGCTTGGTTTACCCCAAGCTGTTCAGCCGCTGCAGCGAGCAGGACATGTGGCAGTTCCTCGGGGACCCCAGGACCAGCTGCCTGCTGAACGTCCCCAGGGCGGACGAGCTCTACGGGGGGCCCGTGTGCGGGAACCAGTTTGTGGAGCGGGGAGAGCAGTGTGACTGCGGCGTGCCGGAGGTAGGGATGTGCTCCCAGAGCCCAGGAAGAGCAGGGGTGGTGGGGACCCGAGGGCTGTCATTCAGACTCAGAAAAGGCTGTGCAAGTCCCTTCCCTGGGCATTGTGCTTTGCACGCTTCATAGAGTCCCAGCATCACAGActggtgtgggttggaagggaccttaaagctcatccagctccaaacccctgccatggtcagggacaccttccactagagcagggtgctccaagccccagaaggaaaggaaagggccTTCAAGAGGGGATTCCGAAGGGTTCCAGTTGCTCCCTGTGTCGCAGGAGTGCTCTGACAACTGCTGCAACGCCACCACTTGCCAGCTGAGAGAGGGAGCTGAGTGTGCCCGGGGGGAATGCTGCCAGGACTGCAAGGTATGTGCCAATGGGGTCCGGCTCAAGCTCCTGCAGAGCTTCCCAGTGGAGGCAAAGTGCATCCATAGCCTGATGGGGAACCTGGGTACATCTGTAGCAGCAGCCTCCTTTGCCCAGAGCCAAATGGAGCGATTCCAAATGGAATGATTTCTCCCACAATGGTTTAGGGGAGGAATCAGTCCTTCCATTCAATGCTCTCATGGCAGGGACAgtcagcatctctgctgggaAGAGGCTGGGGAAGTGAAGCAGCCTCTGCTTCCGGCATCCTGGACCCCAGGTCCACCAGCTCTGTTAGGTTAGGTGCAGGATGGAGGGTGTTGAAGAACTGCGCAATGTTCAGAACATATCAGCATAGCCCATTCCTTGTGCAGGAAAACTCTTCTGTTCCATTCATCCAAAAGAAAGTTGAGTTAAATACATTGGTTTCTGCATACAGGCGTAAGAAATGCCTTAATGTGCAGAGACAGGGTTGGaaacatagaatcccagactggtttgtgttggaagggaccttaaagctcatccagtcccaacccctgccacgggcagggacaccttccactagagcagggtgctccaagcccctgtgtccaacctggccttgaacactgccagggatggggcagccacagcttctctgggcaccctgtgccagcgcctcaggaCCCTCACAAAGAGGACCCTTGGGCAAGTCCAGACTGAAAGTGGAGCACAAGGTATTGCCTGCAGGGAGAGATTTAACCATGGGACAACCCAGCCCGAGGCCCCGTGGTGTCTGGATCTTtgggatgctgcctggctgtggTGCCTGTGTGCTGTGGGGCTATGAGAGCACTGGGGCAGCACTGACACCCCTTTCCTGTGCAGGTGAAGGCTGCTGGTGTGCTCTGCCGGGCCAGCAAGAACGACTGCGACCTGCCCGAGCACTGCACGGGGCTCAGCGCCGAGTGCCCAGAGGACGTGTTCCAGGAGAACGGCATCTCCTGCCACAACGGCAATGGCTACTGCTACAACGGGGCCTGCCCCTCGCACGGCGAGCAGTGCCGTGCGCTCTGGGGCGCAGGTACCAGCTCCCCACCATCCTCACCCCACGTACCGGGTGCTGTGCTGGAGCCGCGGCTCACCTGGCCGTCGCTCGGCTGTGGTCCCCTCCTGTATCCCAGTGCTGTGGCTGCGGATGCTGAAGCATGGCACCGCTGTGAGCTCTGGCTCCGTGTGACCCTTCCCATGTGTCCCACAGAGGCCCAAGTGGCTCCTGATGTCTGCTTTAAGCACAACAGCGAGCAGCACCTTCACCTCCACTGCCTCACCGAGTACGGGAAGCGGCCCTGCAGCCCCAAGTAAGGGtctgggggggggtggtggtgtctGTGTTGGCACCACAGGGCTGATCAAaccccgctgctgctgctgctgctgcccacggGTGCTGTCCCGCAGGGACGTGAAGTGCGGCACACTGCTGTGCCTGAGCGACAACACCAGCCCCGTCCTCGGCGCCGGCTCCTACTCGCTCTTCTTCGGCCGCTTCAAGTGCAAGGCGGTCATCGCCAGCAGCGACGCCAACGAGGTGGTGGCCAAGCTCAGGCTGGTGCCCACTGGTGCCAAGTGTGGAGAGGAGATGGTGAGCGGCCATGCTGGGGTGCACGGGGGGGGTTGTGAGCACCCCATGGGGACCCAGGGCTGCCTCAGAGCCCCCCCGTCTCTCCACAGGTCTGCTATGGCGGGCGCTGCCAGAACCTCCTGGTCTATGGCAACAAGAACTGCTCAGCCAAGTGCAACAACCATGGGGTACACTGCGAGGTCCTTCagagccctgctcctggctcccGCAGCACGCTCACTGCCCTGATGCCTTCCTCCCTCATCCCAGGTGTGCAACCACAAGCGGGAATGTCACTGTGAGCCGGGCTGGGCAGCGCCCTACTGCGAGCACCAGACCTCGGGGATGGCGGCAGGTACGGAACCCGCTTTGCGCGGCGGCACCGGCCCCCAGCTGTGTGGAGGGGTTGGCTCCCCGCGGCGGTGCCCGTGCCTGGCCCGACTCCGACCGTGTCTCCGCAGGGAGCAGCAGCGTGGTGGTGCTGGCCGTGCTGGCCGTGCTGGCGTCCTGCGGCATCCTGCTGTGCGGCGGCACCCTGCTCCTCAGAGGCAGGGGGGCAAAGCTCTTCCAGAAAGGGTACCTCCCGTCCCCTCCGCCCCACAGCGGGGCCGCGCCCGGCGGGGCTCTGAGGCAGCTCCACACCGTCCCTGTGCCCCGCAGGAGGAGCCCCAGCGGCCCCACCGCAGGCCTGGCCAACCCGCTCTTCCAGGAGGGCGGCCACACGCGGCCCCCCCGGCGGCCGCTCTCCCACCGCGACATCGGCCCCCCgagcctgctcagcagcacgGCGGCCCCGCGGGGAGCCCGGGCCCTTGGGCCCTCCCGGCCGGCCCCAGAGGTGAGGGAGCCGCGTGGAGCACGGGCAGCCTGCGGGCGCTGGGGGGAGGGCAGGGCCTCACCCCGCTTCCTGCCGCCCCTGCAGCCGCCGGCTCCAGTGCCCCCGGTGACATCTCCAGCGGCTCCAGGCCAGCCCCTGCAGGTAAACTCCTTGTGGGGGAGCGGCCTCCCCCGGGCTCGCAGCCCCACGTGTGTGGGGCACATCCTGGGAGTGCGCCGGTGGCTGATGAGTGTCGGGGGGCAGCCGTCCTCTGCCCCCGATCCCTGACTGCGTCCCTCCTTGGT from Lathamus discolor isolate bLatDis1 chromosome 3, bLatDis1.hap1, whole genome shotgun sequence encodes the following:
- the ADAM8 gene encoding LOW QUALITY PROTEIN: disintegrin and metalloproteinase domain-containing protein 8 (The sequence of the model RefSeq protein was modified relative to this genomic sequence to represent the inferred CDS: inserted 1 base in 1 codon) gives rise to the protein MALALVLLLLLLPPGHGGAAGLEEKLTHVEKYEAVMPHRVLVPRGKRDLSVPPSIYPDHVLYSIRAEGREYLLRLEKNKALLGQHYTETHYLADGTEVTEKPDVQDHCFYQGHVQGHANSAASISTCSGLSGYFQVNGTMFLLEPLEEDAAGLHAVYRAAHLRGKRGTCQEPRATLEYDHEPKIPAAMKLHRWKSTPLHKGPRYVELVLVVDNEEFRKHKDLRTVQNRMKEIVNHVDKLYQPLRLRVALIGLEVWSYKDKIVVSPNPEVTLDNFLHWRQAELLRRKPHDNAQLITGIDFHGTTVGLAKKLVMCTRDSGGVNQDHSANPIGAASTMAHEMGHNLGMSHDEDVAGCRCPVPKADGGCVMAASVGLVYPKLFSRCSEQDMWQFLGDPRTSCLLNVPRADELYGGPVCGNQFVERGEQCDCGVPEECSDNCCNATTCQLREGAECARGECCQDCKVKAAGVLCRASKNDCDLPEHCTGLSAECPEDVFQENGISCHNGNGYCYNGACPSHGEQCRALWGAEAQVAPDVCFKHNSEQHLHLHCLTEYGKRPCSPKDVKCGTLLCLSDNTSPVLGAGSYSLFFGRFKCKAVIASSDANEVVAKLRLVPTGAKCGEEMVCYGGRCQNLLVYGNKNCSAKCNNHGVCNHKRECHCEPGWAAPYCEHQTSGMAAGSSSVVVLAVLAVLASCGILLCGGTLLLRGRGAKLFQKGRSPSGPTAGLANPLFQEGGHTRXPPAAALPPRHRPPEPAQQHGGPAGSPGPWALPAGPRAAGSSAPGDISSGSRPAPAGEAEATPQASPSPEEQGPVQWQGATRSSPCTIPCLGVSAGCPPEGGPEAPRGQEVTKDAPCATAAGLLEAPQGPAASLPPLLESLCNALGGHQCLQILELCLNRLHCAVGLPEDTRSRDNASAGSEALWCPGSCCLLSRRPECVLLLLPLPTAPTGDSPAGGCGRSKPGWGFLTGLLSLHLPLESLF